The DNA segment GGTGATAAATTTGACAAACGTGACACCCAATAGTGTTCTCGAGCAAAAGTGAGTAATTGGTTAAGAGTATATTCTTGTAAGAAAATTAGGTGCGTTTAGCATTGTGCTGATGACACACATTTGTGCTTTTAAGTTAATATGTCCAACTAATTAAATTTTTCACTTGAATTTGCGTGCTCCCCATGATGAAAATAGAACTCAATTTGTCGCGGCGGTTTCATGTGATCGGAGCTAAAATTTCATGTGTAGccttaaaattaaatattaaggCTACACAGCAAGGATCAAACGGTCGCGCTCCGCTCCGCTCGAGGATCCCGCGTATAACGCCCACACTGTACATTATCATGTTTCGTCGGGCTAACCGTCGAGGCTAACCGCCGGATAATAGTGACAATTAAGCACACGGTAACGGTAACATCCCACGTCGACAGGGAAAGCGggttttgcattttctttttgccttttcaaaaggaaaacattttGCATACTCTCCCTACCACCCTGCGTTGCCAGCGTCCGTCTGGGTGGAAGTGAGATAGCTAGATCGTTTTACCCTGACCCAATCCAAAGCAGTTCCAGAGCTAAACCAAGGGTTGTGGGGAAAACCGGGGCAGAAGTGGGAGGGTAGAAAATGTAAGGTGGAAGAGTGGCGAATGCGTAGCAATTAGGTggcggtcggtcggtcggtccggATGGTCTAGGTTGAGGGCTTACTAATTAACCTTCAATGTTGCCTTCGGGATGTCACGCTACAAGTGGCGCTTTGGCCGGATGGAGCGTTTTGGTTGGGTTGGAAAAAGTGGAAGGCGGAtgtcgggttttttttcctgcgcAAAAGAAAGGTGTGACCGATGGGTTGGGTGCAAAGTGTGATAAATCTTACCCCTGCTGCTTGACAGGCGTTTACGAGATTTAAAGCAATTAAGTTAGGAGCGATAAGCGAGGTGGTCGTATGGAAATCTGTCTTTCGGCAAAGgttgaaatgatttatttgtaTAGATTTAgtcgttttgcttttaatcACTATACAATTTTCAAAAGAATCTTTGACCATTTTTAAATGatcaacaaaatgaaaaccaaTCCTCACAAAATGCTAACGGCTcaatcttttcttttccttctcgtCCCGATCGCTAGATTGCTGGTGGAAAAGGCAAGCATTTAACCCGCAGTCACGCGATGCGTGAGTCAACCTCGCCGCCCCGAACACCGACGCCGCGATCACCATCCGATacgcacaccagcagcagcagcagcagcaatccaatcagcggtggcggcggcggcggcggcagtacGGGTGGTACGATCAACACGACCACTGTCAGCCctaccaccacaaccaccaacgCAGTTGCgaccagtagcagcagtaccagcggcaacaacaacaacaacaacattggCACCctctgcaatggtccccagaGTCAGCCCGAGCGAGGAAACGGCGCTTCAGCATCGGCATCCACCATGATGAGCGACACCGATTCGCTCGCCAAACACAACAGCTCCGGACCgggtggaggtggtggaggagtaggaggtggaggaggcaGCAGTGGCAACGGTTCGCCGAACATTGTCCTGTTTACCGGTGGGGAGGAGCAGCGCAGCACCAGTGGCAAAAGTCAGCTGGACCTAGACTTCCCGAAGCTGACACCGCCGAAGACGTCCTTTAACCCGAACGCCGGCAGCAACGGTAGCAATCAGCATCACCCGAAAAGCAATGGCAGCGTGAAAAACAATGGCGGCGGCAAAGCGAACGGTGCCGCTGCGGTGTGCGAGACGGACAAATCGACGGCAACTAGCACCGGCACTACGAAGCAGCAGTCTGCGGCGCCGACTGTCGTCAGCACGGTAGGTTCACCGACGCAGCCCGGTGGCAGTAGCATAGACACACCGGACGGTGGGGGAGCGGGCCGTGGCGGAGGTATGCCGGTGGGTCCGACCAATCCGTCCAACCACAACCATCTCGTGTCTGGCGAGCAGGCGATGGGCGGCGAACCGACGACGGCGTCCTCGGACAGGCAGCAACACTCGCCGGCAACGTCAccggcaaacagcagcagcaactatTGTGATAGCGATGGCCGCCACGGTCCgtaccagcaccagcagcagcgggaggtgaacttcagcagcagccaggACGGTGCCGCCACCGACGGTCCGATCAATATACAGTTTTCGCACGAAACGGAAACGCGCTACATACAGTGCGACAGTCCGACCGATGGCCTTATGCGAAGTGGCGGTGTGGTGGCGGGCACTGGCCCAACGGCGACGCCGCCGAGCGGTGGCAAGAAACGCAGCGGCGCCTCCGGCAAGGGTGGCAATAAGGCGGCCCGGCTGAAGAACCTAAGCGGTGGCTCCTCGTCCAGCGTcgatggcggtggcggtggcctcggcggcggcggcggcatggCCTCGTTCATGTCGCGCGACAGCCTGTGCGACCCGTTCACCGACCAGAGCGGCGTGAATTTGCTGCAGTTCTTCAAGGAAACGCTGAACAAAAACTTCAAGGATCGCAACATGCTGATGAAGATCGAGAAGGAGCTGCTGTCGCTCGCGATGGACCGGAGCCGCAGCCAGATGAAGTTTCCGCCCATGTCTTCCTACAACCGGATGCTGATCCACCGGGTCGCGGCGTACTTCGGCATGGAGCACAACGTGGACGCGACGCAGCAGTGCGTGATTGCGGAGGTGACGCCGGCCACCCGCATCCCGGACATACGGTTCAAGAATCTCATCTCGGACAGCTTCTCGGAGGAGCCGCGCAAGTCGATCCTGAAGCGGGACACGCACAGCTTCGACGAGTACCACCGGtttggcggtggcggcggggGAGATGGAGGAGGAGGCGGCGGAGGAGGCGGGGGTGGCAGGGGTGGTGGTAGCGGGTTGCTGCACTGTCCCGACCGGGGCATGCTCGACCGGAAGGCGAAAAGCTTCGAGGAGCGGGACGAAGAGTACGACAAGTCGAAGCGGAGGCTGTTCAAAAACCGTGAGGTAAGACCGTCGGGTGAGGGTGCGGGCAGACTGTTCCCTTTCCCTTTATTGTGCTGCTGTACGTGTGTCcctgtgtgaatgtgtgagcgtttgtgtgtgtgcttaggATAAGGCGCTGTGTGTGTAATCAATGTACGGTGTATTGTagtttcgtttcctttttttccattctctctctcttctctcttctttcttgtttctttttctatgGTTCCCGTGGTTTATGCTTCCAAATCAACCCTCCTCCCCATCCCATCATCCCCATCCGCATTCCAATTTCCCCGTTTTCTGTTCACAACCTCCCATTGCCGTGCTCTATTGGGTGGAGGACTTTCAGCATGATTCCGAGTCCGATCAGTGGCAGTGGATATCGACcgatggtgttggtgttgctggtggtggcggcggcggcccgaCGCTGATTGACGTCCATGCTGTCCGGCACCAGCAGAAACTGCAGAACAAtcgcttgctgaaagtacaATCCGTGGTACGGGATGCCGACGGGTGTGTGCTGGTAGACGGCTTGCACAGGCCGCATACTCTACCGCATCACCTTGCGCGCTCAGTCGAGCTGAACGTGTAGCTtgccgctgttgctgttggtgcaATCCGTGTTAACAATTTCACTCcctttttcctccccccctcctGCTTTTAGTCAATTGAGGGACGATCGGACGAGCGGCCTTGCGTTTCGAAATCGCACAGCTTCGGTGGTTATGGCGGATCGTCGCAGAATGCATCGCTGCTGCGGGGCGATTCGATAACGTCGACCAAAAGTGCCGGTGCCCGGCTGTTCACGAAGCAGGACTCTAACGCCAGCACCAACACGCCCTGGAGGCTGTCGCCGTCGAGCAGTGGGTGAGTGTTTGTGTCGATGGATGGAGATTCGGCAGAGGAGGGGGTGTTCTGTGGAAGGTACTAACCGGAAATCTGCCTAAGGATGAAACGATGTGATGTGTGGTCGGTCGCAGGATTCAATCTTGAAGAATCAGTGGCTTTAAAGCTATTGAAAGGCGTAATTAACATTAAAATCTCAGTTGGGGCACCTAGTGATTAGTGATTAGAGTGATTTTACTCAGAGTTGATGAGTTGGAATGGTGAGTTAACATTGCTGGTGGATTCACTCTTCAAGAGTTCAATCTCCGTGCCGACTAACAACTCACTTACTGCGCTTAAAATCATTCGTGagcatagcaacttattgaAGAGTTAAATCAGCATGTATGTTTTAAATCTTTCAGTTGGCTAGCTTTTTTGagctttgatgatttttttttgtattgaataGGAGGCACACGCCTGCAGTGCGGAAAAATATCGCTGTcaatatcataaaaaattgaatgaaacaaattcCATACCACTTACTCTGTTgagataatcagaggtgatactcaaaacgattggtgtgatcaatgcatgctttgtgacatttttgcgaccaacgcttggtcaatcactatgtcatgactttttattgtgatcagttctgcaaaatgtcattgtcatagtcatgacatagtgcagctgaaacaacaacaaaatgtcagcgtcacgagatGATACTGtaatgatcagaggtgagactcatcagaggtgagactcaggTGGtgttgcgaccatcacatgcttggtgacattgtgtgcaacaatctcagtcacttggtctcgacattttcagtcggtgatccACACGATCCTCAagtatatttcaataatgttcgtgattatcaccgacagaaaatgtcatgaccaagtgagtgaccaagagtgGGGTGCCtaacaaaatgtcatcaagcatgtgattggtctaccaactgtttgagtctcacctttgatcatctcagttgtgtacgtgagctgatttgagcttcgtttcagtcatgagtgttggtgactgaaacagtgtcatttggcagcactgcgACTCTCGGCAGCACTGCGACAGAACAACATCACGGTGCgagagtaaataaaaaaaaacatctttttagTATGGCTAGCCActgcaaatatttaaaacattcatgCTATTTAAACTCTCCAATGAGTTAATAAACTCACGAATGAGTAAAATTGCAGTGAGTGAGCTGCTAGTCGGCACGGAGAGTTAAATTACAAATTAGGTGAAACAAATCATTCTGGTGAGTTAGTTCACTCATTCGCTCCAAATATTGAACTCATTCACTCGGTCTGAGTCATTCGGCCCATCAACGCACTCACACATTCGTTCCATCCCGAAGCGTCCGGTAGAGGCTTCCCGATCGACCGATGAGTAACGATTGCCTTCAAACGCAGGTCGTACCTTACTTCCAGTTACAAAACGCAATCGATCCGCTCGGACTCGGTAACACCGTCCCCGACCGGCTACGGCAGCGGCGACCACACACCGGAACCGTGCGTACCATCCCCGTCGGCCACGTGCGGCGTGATGTGGGCCGTAACCGATATGGCAAGCGTGCCCAAGGGCAGCGTACTGATTGATCCGCAAACGTTCCAGCCAATCGTAAACCAGGACGGGTAAGAGATGGCCACCTTGCGCCATGGCATGACATTGAGTTTAACGTTCATCCTTTATTGTGTTTCGTCATCCTATCCAGCTCGCTGTACCATTTCGATCCCTCCAATCTGCCTCCGACGGCGACGGGTGGTGGTCCCTGGCCAGCTGCGGGCGGCGGCAAAGTGTCGAAGCGAAAGTTTGAGAAGCAGAAATCATTCAACAGTAAGAACAatctcaacagcagcagctcgcttGAAAGCTCGATCGACGGGCCGGTGCTCGGTAAGTCGGTCGACTGCGGGCTGCAGACGGCGATCCCTGCCGACAATGGGTCGGGGGCCGTCACGACCATTATGACGATGACGGCGTCACCACCGACCACCATCGCGGAGGAGGTGGTCAACGAGCTCGGTTGCTACGATGCGGTTGGTGGTGGCACCGGTGGCGGCGGCCTAAAGTTGCTGAGCGTTAAGGATAATCCCGATATGGATGGTGCGTGTTGCTTTCTTGTGCTGTCCTGCCCGGAGCTCGTTTTAAATGTGTTcttttttggtcgtttgcAGAAAATTCAAGCCTCTGCGAAGAGATCTCACAAACCACAAACGAGCTTGGCGCGCTGAAGTTGCAGAAACATCAAGCCACCAGTCCCATGCTGCAGGCCAGCGAACTGCAGCCAATCGATATGAACGAAGTGCGTGCAGGTTGGAGCTGAAAATACAAAGATTTTTCACTAACATGTTCCTTTCTCCACTCGCCAGATTCAGTACGGTACTAACCCGAGTGACAGTGGAAGCCTGGTGCATACTGCCAACACTACAACGCTGCTGGACGAGGACCGATCGCTGATCGACGAGGTGGCGGAAACGACCGGCGACGAACCGGATGATCTCGGCGACACGCTGGACGCGCTCGGTAAAACCGACCCGACcggccacaacaacaacaacaataatccGGCTCTGGGTGCTGCTGTACAATTGTTGCACGTACACGATCCTGTCAGTAGTAGCAGCACGCTAGACGCCgccgacgatgacgatgacgaggacgacgacgaggatcGCAGCGAAACGCCAACCGACGGTGGGCAGGAGGAGGTGGACAAGAAGAACGACATGGTGAAGGTGGCGAACGTGGTCCAAACGGTGGTGCCGCTAACGAGCTACGCCAGTGCCAGCGCTACACCGAACGGCGGTGGGAGTGCGGGTGTCAGTGCGTACACCGTCACGTAcgacggtggtggtagtggccaTCCGGGTACTACCGTGTATGCGACCGGCACACCGGGCCTGTCAACGACGACATATCAGACTGCGGTAGGTAGTAGTGAGGATTAAGTTGCACGAGAGTCACTGCTAAACACGCGCTTTTATGTTGTTGCTTCTATTCAGCCGGACGGTGCCATCTACGCGGTACCATCGTCGCTGGTCTACACATATCCCACGGCAATGGATCCGGCCGAAATGTCCGGCGGGTACTTTGTGCCGGTGTACgatccgcagcagcagcagcgcgaaGCAAGCCTCTGTTCGACGCCGGGCGCGTCGATCTATTCGGCCCCGGCCGGTGCCGCCTCGACCGTGCTGCATCCGATCGCGTACACGCAGAGTGCGGCAGCGGCCGCAGCGTACACCGGTGCGCCACTGTACCAGAACCCGGTCATGTACTCGTCCGACCAGTTCCCGGCGGCCCAGGCCGCGGCAGCGGCCGCAGCAGCCGGCCAGCTTTCGCAGTATCCCATTAGCTATCCGATCGGTATAGGATACCCGTTCAATGGTAAGGCAGGGCAGGAAGTtggtttttgttattcatcgctTCATCAACAACACAGTTTActacactagtgatgggaaaaatgaagttttcgtcggaatcgattccggatagtaggtctggaatcagtttccggaaatgattccggaatcggcccCGGAATctgcttcggaatcggctccagaatcggctctggaatcggaattggctccggaatcagctccagAATCTGCTCCAGAATCTGCTctgaaatcggaatcggctcctgAATCAGACTCGGTTCTGAAATCGGAATTGACTTCGAAATCAGAATCAGCTTCGAAACTGTAGTCAGTTTCGCCATCTCCATAGAAATAGaagtttgggtccaatgatgttACGTATTGATAGTCGCAAAGtatccaaatttacttgtaaacgatccattctcatgaaGATTTCCGGATTGATTTCGCtcctgaaacttcttatttaaattcaattaaaccgGTTCTctttccggagctaattccaaaTCTGgggtcaattctgattccgtttctggagcaaattgcgattcctaggtcgaaatcgattccggagccgattctgatttcagaacagattttgattccggagccgattccgattccagaatcgattctggattcggattcgactccggaattggctccgggatctactccggaatcgactcagAAATCGGCACCAGAGTCTacttcggaatcggttccggaatcgttttccgaatcggctccgaaattggaatcgattccatcaaCGGAATCGGCTCTAAAATTGATTACGAACACGGAACTtacccgattccgagctcctaCCACTATACAACTAAACAACTAACATTGACTTCCTTtgttccttcttctcctcctccccgCAGGTGCTACGTACCAAAACTACTGGAATCAGCCAATCACTTACTACGTTCCTCAGACGCCCGTCCCGTCGACGGTTGGTGGTGCGTCCATACTCATGCCGCCGCCGATGCCGCAAACGCCCGGCACCGGGGGCATCATCACGACCACGGCCACCGTACCGACGAACACGCCCGGCCCGTCCGGGGCACCGATGGCGGGCAAGCGCAACACGACACCGCCCCAGAACGGTGGGCACGGCCAGTCGCAGGGCGGCGCCACGCACAGTGCCTCGGTAACGCCCGTGCCGATCTCACCGTTCGCCACGAATATTCCCGTACCACTGCCCGACACCacgtcggcggcggcgaccGGAGCCCCGATGTACGCCGCCTTCCCGCAGCCCCTGTACCCGAACATGCTTCCATTCGCCAGCCCGATGGCGACCCATCCCCATCCGGCTGCGGCCCCCGCCGGCACACTGGTACCCACTGCCGCATCATTCCATCCGCACCCGGTACCGACCGGTGCACCGCAGCACCATCCCAGCGCTCACCATCCGGCGGCCGCCGCTTCCGGCCCGCACGCCGACTCGTCCGCCAGCAGCGGAGGGCAGCACCATCCAGCAGCAcactaccaccatcatcaccagcagcagcagcaggggcaGCAGGGAGGCAGTGGCCACTATTCCAGCACGAACGGACCGTCGAATGGAGGCGGTGGCggcaacagcagtagcagtagcagcagtagcaacagcagtcACAGCGGTGGcaaccacagcaacaacagtgcCACAAACGCACCCACACCCCAGTCGACGCCGAGCACACCGCTCTCGCTGCCCCTGTCGATGCCGCCCCATCACGGCGGTGTGCCGGCCGGTGCAACGCCCAAAGGTATGCCGCTCTTTCCAACGCCCCCGATCATGCCGAATGTAGCGGGCGGCGGAGGATACGCGGGGCATCACCATTACGCGTCGTCGGACGACCGGAAGCCGGGCAACGGGGGAGGCTACAAGCCGAGAGGccaggcggcggcggcggcggcggccggttCCAACGGGGGGCCAACCGGTGGCAGCTACTTCAACTACAACGCATCGTCCAACGGACGGCAGATGACACCGAACAGCACGGGCGGCGGAGGCAACTATCAGCCGCAGGGAGGCATGAAGGGTGGCTACGCACAGAACAATACAGGGAACAATAACCAGAACCAGAACGGGCCGCTAATCCTGGGGCCGCCGCCGTCGGGCAAACTGAACCGCCACGATGGCTCGGGCCAGCCGAACGCCGTGCCACCGGCGAACGGCAACTcctcgaacaacaacaaaccgcCGCTGATACCGACGCTACCGAGCATGGTGGTGCCGGGGGCGACCGCACCGAACGCCGCCGGTCTGGCGGGCGATAAAGCACGCCTCAATCGCTCCTCGAAACCGCCCAACCTGGACCTGAAGCGGAgctacaacagcaacagctacGGTGGGGTGAACAGCCGCAACACGCCCAGCACGAACTCGAACGAGAGCAACGGCTCACCGAACAGTATTACGTCTTCTTCCGTGCACGAGCACGGTGCGGCCCAGTCGCACCATCCGATGGTGCCGCACCACGCGCACCATCACGCCGGCGGACACGGCGGAGCCGGCAACCATCCGACGACACCGACGTCTCACCATCACGCGGGCAGCCATCCGGTGGTGTCGGCGGGCGGCGGGCAGCAGCAACCTGCCCAGCAGCACGGTGgactgcaccaccaccatcatccggGACATCCGGCGGGGCCGCACGGGCAGCATCATCCGCatcacggtggtggtggcggccaGTCGATGGCACACGGTGTGCCGCAACAAGCGCAGCACGGTGGTCCGGGCGGTGGAGGGGGCGCAACACACTATTACCACGCGGGTGGAGGACAGTCGATGGCAcaggctggtggtggtgggcagGTGGGCCACTCTGGCCAATCGTCCTACTACGCGAGCAACGGTCCGTCGCACCGAGGTGGCAGCGTGGGAAGCAACGGGGGCGGTAATGGAGCGGCCGGTTCTGGGTCGGGCGGAAATGGAGGTGGCCACGGAGCGGGACATCCGCACGCGATGCCGGCCGCCGCCGTAATGCACAACTCAGCGgttgcggcggcggcggcggctgcagcCGCTGTCGAACCGTACCATCAGCAGCTGATCCCGATCAATGCGGCGACCGGAATGTCGTACGTCAAAATCGGACAGGCGTATTATGTAAGTGAGATggaaggggaggaggagaagggggAAGGGTAAATAGTTCTTGTGGGGCTTCCGGTACTAATGAAACGCTTTTCTTCCAACCATTTAGCCATCGCTAACATTGCCACAAAGCCGCCGATCGCCTCCTAATGAAATACGTCCAATTGCCGGGGTCTATCCGACGATGAATATGGTGATGCCGGGTAAGTAGAGCCACTAATGCATGACatccagtgctgcaaaatgtcataaGTGTCACGAGATAATCACCAACGAAAAGAAtaaacatatccgtggtagcttgatgctcattgctgatactcaatgaaagtgcgtcattACATGCCGAACACGACatgcgagtgcttgagtcaaCCGCGAAACTCTGACTcacaagctgagcttaatgtCGTCACAAGCACAATCATGACTTTTTCTGGTTgtcaaatgccactgtttcggtcaccaacactcatgactgaaacaaaGCTCAAATCAACttacgtacacaactgagatgatcggAGGTGAGGCTAACTGTTTGAGTCAATGGACATGCTGAATGACATTTTGTTTCGCACTCAACTCTTGATCACTCACATGGACACggcattttctgtcggtgataatcacgaaCGTttttggaatatacttggcgtgcGGTCGTcccaagcagcaaaatgagcatgttttctcgctctgtctggtTTGATggtctgtcgggtcaaacagagcaagaaacgattttgtttcttggaaccagtTGCACGCACCTTATATCTTCCATGACTATGGTGAGGATcgccgacagaaaatgtcgcgaccaagtgactgagttggttgcacacaatgtcaccaagcatgtgatggtcgcaacaactgtttgagtctcacctccgATCATCACAGTATCatctcgtgacgctgacattttgttgttgtttcagccggactatgtcatgactatgCCAGTGACATTTTTAAGAACttatcacagtaaaaaaaagtcatgacgtAGTGATTGACCAAGCGTTGGTCGCAAAATGTCACAAAGCATGCATtgatcacaccaatcgttttgagtatcacctctgattatcacaattgagtacgtgacatggattttgtttcagtcagatttttgtatgacattgacagtgacattatGCAGTACTGATGACATCTGTTGCTTGAGTAACGTTTACACCGTCCCTCTTCTTTTTAGCATCTCGACAATTCACACCACGaccacagcacagcagcagctacagcaatGCCAAGGTGAATAAATCGCTTCGATAAGAGGAAggaaaagaacaaacacacacacacacgcaatgcatCGGGAAGCAGAAATTGGTGCGTATTCATATACATTACTATAAATCCGACACGTCGTAG comes from the Anopheles coluzzii chromosome 2, AcolN3, whole genome shotgun sequence genome and includes:
- the LOC120953553 gene encoding protein encore isoform X2 — protein: MSTVAVAAQQHTTESRTHSLANLAEQQQQQQQQQSTIGSAFSAENGHSPAMPCAPCPSSQAAGVRSAVSPESSVPSGCDGGGGADTGSNSNSSSSSSSSSGNAMANGQTDTSAPSGGGGGADGQQQQQMQQQQGDSSQQQQDQPPISGPRPASGGRQQRIAGGKGKHLTRSHAMRESTSPPRTPTPRSPSDTHTSSSSSSNPISGGGGGGGSTGGTINTTTVSPTTTTTNAVATSSSSTSGNNNNNNIGTLCNGPQSQPERGNGASASASTMMSDTDSLAKHNSSGPGGGGGGVGGGGGSSGNGSPNIVLFTGGEEQRSTSGKSQLDLDFPKLTPPKTSFNPNAGSNGSNQHHPKSNGSVKNNGGGKANGAAAVCETDKSTATSTGTTKQQSAAPTVVSTVGSPTQPGGSSIDTPDGGGAGRGGGMPVGPTNPSNHNHLVSGEQAMGGEPTTASSDRQQHSPATSPANSSSNYCDSDGRHGPYQHQQQREVNFSSSQDGAATDGPINIQFSHETETRYIQCDSPTDGLMRSGGVVAGTGPTATPPSGGKKRSGASGKGGNKAARLKNLSGGSSSSVDGGGGGLGGGGGMASFMSRDSLCDPFTDQSGVNLLQFFKETLNKNFKDRNMLMKIEKELLSLAMDRSRSQMKFPPMSSYNRMLIHRVAAYFGMEHNVDATQQCVIAEVTPATRIPDIRFKNLISDSFSEEPRKSILKRDTHSFDEYHRFGGGGGGDGGGGGGGGGGGRGGGSGLLHCPDRGMLDRKAKSFEERDEEYDKSKRRLFKNREHDSESDQWQWISTDGVGVAGGGGGGPTLIDVHAVRHQQKLQNNRLLKVQSVSIEGRSDERPCVSKSHSFGGYGGSSQNASLLRGDSITSTKSAGARLFTKQDSNASTNTPWRLSPSSSGSYLTSSYKTQSIRSDSVTPSPTGYGSGDHTPEPCVPSPSATCGVMWAVTDMASVPKGSVLIDPQTFQPIVNQDGSLYHFDPSNLPPTATGGGPWPAAGGGKVSKRKFEKQKSFNSKNNLNSSSSLESSIDGPVLGKSVDCGLQTAIPADNGSGAVTTIMTMTASPPTTIAEEVVNELGCYDAVGGGTGGGGLKLLSVKDNPDMDENSSLCEEISQTTNELGALKLQKHQATSPMLQASELQPIDMNEIQYGTNPSDSGSLVHTANTTTLLDEDRSLIDEVAETTGDEPDDLGDTLDALGKTDPTGHNNNNNNPALGAAVQLLHVHDPVSSSSTLDAADDDDDEDDDEDRSETPTDGGQEEVDKKNDMVKVANVVQTVVPLTSYASASATPNGGGSAGVSAYTVTYDGGGSGHPGTTVYATGTPGLSTTTYQTAPDGAIYAVPSSLVYTYPTAMDPAEMSGGYFVPVYDPQQQQREASLCSTPGASIYSAPAGAASTVLHPIAYTQSAAAAAAYTGAPLYQNPVMYSSDQFPAAQAAAAAAAAGQLSQYPISYPIGIGYPFNGATYQNYWNQPITYYVPQTPVPSTVGGASILMPPPMPQTPGTGGIITTTATVPTNTPGPSGAPMAGKRNTTPPQNGGHGQSQGGATHSASVTPVPISPFATNIPVPLPDTTSAAATGAPMYAAFPQPLYPNMLPFASPMATHPHPAAAPAGTLVPTAASFHPHPVPTGAPQHHPSAHHPAAAASGPHADSSASSGGQHHPAAHYHHHHQQQQQGQQGGSGHYSSTNGPSNGGGGGNSSSSSSSSNSSHSGGNHSNNSATNAPTPQSTPSTPLSLPLSMPPHHGGVPAGATPKGMPLFPTPPIMPNVAGGGGYAGHHHYASSDDRKPGNGGGYKPRGQAAAAAAAGSNGGPTGGSYFNYNASSNGRQMTPNSTGGGGNYQPQGGMKGGYAQNNTGNNNQNQNGPLILGPPPSGKLNRHDGSGQPNAVPPANGNSSNNNKPPLIPTLPSMVVPGATAPNAAGLAGDKARLNRSSKPPNLDLKRSYNSNSYGGVNSRNTPSTNSNESNGSPNSITSSSVHEHGAAQSHHPMVPHHAHHHAGGHGGAGNHPTTPTSHHHAGSHPVVSAGGGQQQPAQQHGGLHHHHHPGHPAGPHGQHHPHHGGGGGQSMAHGVPQQAQHGGPGGGGGATHYYHAGGGQSMAQAGGGGQVGHSGQSSYYASNGPSHRGGSVGSNGGGNGAAGSGSGGNGGGHGAGHPHAMPAAAVMHNSAVAAAAAAAAAVEPYHQQLIPINAATGMSYVKIGQAYYPSLTLPQSRRSPPNEIRPIAGVYPTMNMVMPASRQFTPRPQHSSSYSNAKVNKSLR